The sequence GTGTCGGCAGCGACTACGGCGACGCGTTCATGGAGCAGCTCACCAACAAGGGCGACGGCAACACCACGTACGTCGGTGACGAGACGCAGGCCCGCAAGGTGTTCGTCGACCAGCTCCCCGCCCACCTGGAGATCCGGGCCCGCGACGCCAAGGCCCAGGTGGCGTTCGAGCGGAAGACCGTGAAGCAGTTCCGGCTGATCGGCTACGAGAACCGCAAGGTCGCCGACGAGGACTTCCGCAACGACGGTGTCGACGGCGGCGAGGTCGGCCCCGGCCACACCGTGACCGCTCTGTACGCCGTACGGCTGCGCGAGGGCGCGTCCGGCACGGTGGCCCGCGCGACGGTGCGCTGGCTCGACCCCAAGACCCGCAAGGCCCGGGAGGAGAGCGGAACCGTCACGACCGGTGCGCTCGACGGCACCCTCTGGGGCGGCGGGAACGACCGGCTCCAGGTCGCGGCCGTGGCCGCCTACTTCGCCGACCACCTGCGCGGAGGCGACCTGCCGGGCGCGCCCAACCTCGGCGAACTCGCCTCCCGGGCCTCCGGCTTGGCGGAGGCGACCGAGGACAGCGCGGTGGAGAAGCTGGCCACGGCGATCGGACAGGCGGACCGGCTCCAGCGCGGAGCCGGTCCGGACGACGCACCGGAACCGAGCGAGGGCGAGATCGGCTGAGGCGGATCACCGGTACCGGGGGCGGCGGGGCTGCGGCCCCCGCACCCCTCCGGCTTTCAACCCCGGCCCCCGCCCCCCTCCGGCTTTCAACCCCGGCCTCCGCCCTGCCCCCGGCTTTCAGCCCGGTACCCGTCGTTCGGCATTCAGCCCCGGCCGCGTCCCCGGGTTTCATCCCCGGCTTCGTCCCCGGTTCTGCCCTTGGGCTTCACCCCCGGCCGCGCCCCCGGTCTCGTCCCCGCCCCCGCCGCCCCCGACTCCTACCCGACTCCTCCCCGGCCCCGGGCCCCGCCCCGGATGCCGGGGGCCGAGCAGCACCACCAGGGCGGCCCTGCCCGGCACGGGCGCGCCGACCCGCCGCCAGCCGGTCCGCTCGTACAGGCGCAGGGCCGCCTCGGCCCGCACCGAGGTCAGCAGCCAGCAACGGCCGCCCGGAGCGGCCCCCGTCACCGCGTCCAGCAGTGCCGCGCCCAGCCCGCAGCCGTGCGCCTCCGGCGTGACCGCCAGCTCGTTCACCTCCAGCGCCCCGCAGAGCCACGCCCGCGTGCGCGCCGGCCCGAGGGCTTCGGCGACCTGCCCGTAGCTCCGGTCGGCCGGAAAGACCTCCGGGGTGACCCAGGCCGTGGCGAAACCGGTGACCGTCCCCCCGGCCGTCGCCACCGCCGCCGTGAACCCGGGCCGGAGCGCGTCCCGGGCGAGCCGTTCCGCGTAGGCGTCGGCTCCCGCCGGGTCCTCGTTCCAGGGCGGGGCGGAGAAGGCGCTCGCGTACACGTCGCGGATGTCGTCGGCGTACCGGATCACCTCACCGGCCCTCGCTGTTCGAACCTCGGTCGTCATGCCACCGTCCCTCCCCACCCATCGGCGAACCACCGGCAGGTCACCGGCGCCGCGGGGAAACCCTAGGGGGCGGTGCGAGCGCGAACTGCCGTACCCGGCACAACCCTTCGTCGGATGAGCCCGTCTGAAGGGGTACGAGCGGCCACTCGACTCCCCCCGATTCCGTGTCAGCCAAGTACGCCGCGGTGACGGGCGGACGGCGCTTTCCCGCTGTCCGCCCGCCCGTCACCGTCGCAGTCAACGCTCCAACAGAAGGAGTCTCCGTGACAGCCCGAGCACTCGGTACCGGTGTGGTCCTGGCCCTCGCCCTCGCCACCGCGGTCATCGCACGGCCTGCGACCGCCCACGCCGCCCCGGCCCCTGCCCCCGGCCCGCAGGGCCCCCGCGCCGACTTCAACGGCGACGGTTATCCGGACCTGGCGTTCGCCGCGCCCGGGGCGACCGTGAAGGGGTTCAAGGGCGCCGGATACGTCGGTGTGGCGTACGGCTCCCGCAACGGGGTCAAGGACTCCGCGAAGAAGGTGTTCACGCAGGCCTCGGCCGGCGTCCCCGGCACTCCCGAGGCCGGCGACGCCTTCGGCAGCTCCATCACCTCAGCCGACCTCGACCGGGACGGTTACGCGGACCTGATCGTCGGATCGCCCGGCGAGAAGATCGGACCGGCCGAGTTCGCGGGCGGCGCCGCCACCGTCCTGTGGGGCGGGCCCGGCGGCCTGGCGGGCGGGGCGCCCCTGCTCTCCGGCGAGGAGTACGACGACCTCGGGCGCGGGCTGGCCGTCGGAGACTTCAACGGCGACGGCGCCCCCGACCTCGTGATCCGGGGCGGCGCCACCCTGCGCACGCTCACCGGACCCTTCACCCGGGACGGCGCGGCGGCGGCCGGGGGCGAGATCCCGAACCTCGACGACGAGCGCTACCTCGATGCGGCGGCGGGCGATGTCAACGGTGACGGGCGCGACGACCTCGCCGTCCTCGTCAACGACGGCGACGAGTTCGACGCCCGCCGCATCCACATCGGCCTCGGCACCCCGGCCGGGCTCGGCCAGGAGCTCACCCGCGTCAAGGGGAAGGACGGCTACCCGCTGGAGGGCGGCGAACACCTCGCCGTCGGCAACGTGAACAACGACCAGTACGCCGACCTCGCCGTCGGGCGCGCCGTCGACGGGTACGACAGCGATCTGGACCTGCCGCTCGCCGAGGGCGGGATGCTCACCTACGTACCGGGCGGCGCGACCGGACCGCAGGGAACCAGGGCCGTCGTCCTCAACCAGGACTCGCCCGGCGTCCCCGGAGCCGCCGAGCACGGCGACGGATTCGGCGCGTCCGTGGCCATCGGGGACACCAACGGCGACGGCTACGGCGAGATCGCGGTGGGCGTCCCCGGCGAGGACCAGGGCACGGTGGTGAACGCGGGCGGCACGGTCGTTCTCCCCGGCACAGCCACCGGCCCCGCGGGCAAGGGAAGTTACGGCTTCAACCAGGGCACCCCGGAGGTCGTGGGGGCCGTGGAGAAGGACGACCGGTTCGGCGGGGCGGTCTCCCTGCGCGACCTGAACGGCGACGGCCGGACCGAGCTTGCCGTGGGTGCGCCGGGTGAGAACGCGGGCGCGGGCGCCCTGTGGGTGTTCCCGGCCGCCGCCTCCGGCCCGGCGGCCAAGGGCTCGTTCAGCTTCGGGCACGGGACGCTCGGCACGGTCGCCACGAAGGCGGGCCTGGGTGCCGCCTTCAACCGCTGACGGCTGACCGCCGTTCCGCGTGCGGAAGCCCGGCTCGGCTCTCCGGAGGAGTGCGGGCCGGGCCGCCGCGAGACGGCCCCCGTCACACGTTGGGCACCTTGAGCCGGTCCCAACTGCTCCTGCCGGGGATGCCGTCCGCGTCGCCGCCCGTGTAGCCCAGCTTGCGCTGCCACGCGGCGTACGACTTCCGGTCGGCCTCGGACCAGGACGGGCCGGGGCCCACCGCGTACCGGCCGCAGCCCACGGCCACCAGACGCCTGCCCATCGCCGTGATGACGGCGCTGTTCCGGCCGGCCCTGAAGAACGCGGAGCCCGGAAACGGCTCGTACCGGGGCTTCGGCGGCTGGGAGGGGCCGTCCGGGGGGCCGCCCAGCCGCTTGCCGATCCGGGTACGCATCGAGTTCATCGTGAAGCCGCGCGGGTCGACCTTGCCCGGCTGCCACTCCAGGTGCCCGATCACGGAGCGCTGCGACCAGCCGTGCGCCCGGCAGACCGCTGCGGCGGCCCGCTCGATCGCCAGCAGCTGGGCCGCCGGCCAGGGGTCCTTCCCGTCCCCGAGGTTGATGCACTCGAAGCCGTAGAAGTGCCGGTTGCCATCGGTGTTGGCCTCGTTGTCCGGGGGCAGCGCCTTCTCCGCGATGACGGCGCGCAGGACGTCGTCGTCACCGAGCCCGGCGTGGTTCGCCCGCCCGTTCCCCACGAGGTGGACGGTCCCGTCCTTGGCGATGACGCCGTGGCAGAGCGGTCCCGGCAGGGCGGAGTGGCCGTCGTAGCAGAGCTCGACGGAGGATGCGGTGCCCGAGGTGACGGTGTGATGGATCATCACTCCGTGCGTGGGGCCCCAGGGGCCCTTGTGATTCCGGTTGTTGGTTCGCCAGCTCCGGTGTTCGAGGACGTGGAGTCCTTCGGCGCGGAGGGCCTTGAGCAGCTTGTCGGCGGAAAGCGGCGTCGCCATCGCTGCGCTCCTTTCCCTGATGGTGCGTGTTGTACGCAGGCGCTCGGGTGGGGTGACGGCGGGAGGGGGCGGACGGACGGCGGCAGGGAGCCGCGGAGGCCGGCCGGGGGTGAGGGGGCGGGGCGAAGCGGGGTCCGGTGCCGCGGAAGAGATTCCGCTTTCGGAGCCCACACGATCGATTTGCCCGTTTCCATGCCCTGATGAACGTCCCGCCGGGCCGAAGGTTTCATCGCACCCGAACTCCCGTCCGAGTGCGCCCGAACTCCCGCTCGAAGGGTGTGGATCCCGGGTGTATCGCCCTGCTCCCGTCGGCGTATGCGGCCGGGCGCCGTGCCTCCTACCGTGAGGGGGTGATGACCTTGGAGCGCTGGGCCGCCCGGATGCGGGCGCTGCCGCCGATCGTCGCGGACGTGCTGGTGGTGGCGGTGGTGGGCGCGTTGACCGCCGCCGACGCGGCCGCCGACGAGCCCGGCCACCGGCAGGCCGACACGCTGACCTGGGCCCTCCTCGTGGTCTCCCTGGCGGCGCTCGCCGGCCGCCGCCGATGGCCCGTTCCGGTGGTCTGCGTGACCGGGGCGGCCTGCGCCGGGTGGGCGCTGCACGGGCACATCGGCGAGCTGCTGAACCTCCCCGTGATCGTGGCGCTGTACACGGTCGCGGTGCTGGGGGACCGTCGGCGCACCCTGTGGACCGGGGCGATCGCCGCGGCGGTCTTTGGTCTCGTGGCGTTGAAGGTCGGCCGGGACGTGGTCAACCCCCAGGGGCTGCCCGTCCTGGAGATGGTCTGGCCGCTCGTCCCGCTGCTGCTGGGCGAGGTGGTACGGACCCGCCGGGAGCTGCTCGCGGAGTACGCGGCGCGTGCCGCACGGGCCGAGGAGGACCGCGAACGGGAGGCCGCCCGCCGGGTCCGCCAGGAGCGGGTGCGGGTCGCCCGGGAGATCCACGACATCCTCGCGCACACGGTGAGCGCGATGACCGTGCAGGCCGGTGTGGCCCTGGACGCGCTGGACGCCGCGCCGGAGGTGTCGCGGCGGGCGATGATCCAGGTGCGCGCCTCGGGCAAGGAAGCCGTACGGGAACTGCGCGCCACGCTGTCCGTGCTGCGCGCGGCGGAGTCCACGGCCCCCGCTCCGCGCCTCGATCAGCTGGACGGCCTGGTGGCGGGGGCCGAGGCGGGCGGCGTACGGGTCGACCTGCGGCGGGACACGCGAGGCGCCGCTCTCCCGGCGGTCGTCGAGGCCACGGCGTACCGGATCGTGCAGGAGGCGCTGACCAACGTGGTGAAGCACTCCGCGGCGCGGCACGCCGCCGTATCGGTGACCTGCGAGGGGGGCCGGCTGATCGTCGAGGTGGTGGACGAGGGCCCACCGGCGCGGCCGCCCGCGGCCCCGGACTCCGAGCGGGGCTTCGGGCTGCTCGGCATGCGGGAGCGGGCGGTCGCGGTGGGCGGAGGCGTCCGTTGCGGTCCGGTCCCGGGCGGCGGATTCCGCGTCCGCGCCGAACTGCCCACGGAGCCCGGACCAGCAACGGAAGCCGGATCACCGACGGAGGCCGAACGACCGGCGGAGGCCGGATCACCGACGGAAGCCGGACGGCCGACGGAGCCCGGACCAGCAATGAAAGCCGGATCACCGACGGAAAGGGCCGGACCACCGGCAGAGCCCGGACCACCGACGGAAGGAACGGCCCCGTGAGCGACGGAGGGAGCGACCTGATGACCGACGGAGGAGGCGGCTTGATGACCGACGGAGGAAGCAGCCGGATCACCGACGGAGGAAGCGGCCGGATCACCGACGGACGGAGCGGACCATGACCGTCCGTGTGGTCCTCGCCGACGACCAGACCGTCGTACGGGCCGGATTCCGCGCCCTCCTCGACCTCACCGACGACCTGGTCGTCGTCTCGGAGGCGGCCGACGGGGCCCGGGCCGTCGAGGCGGTCCGCACGACCCGCCCGGACGTCGTCCTGATGGACATCCGGATGCCCGGCGTCGACGGCCTGGAGGCCACCCGCCGGATCGCCGGGGACCGCTCCCTCGACCAGGTCCGCGTGGTCATGCTGACCACGTACGAGATCGACGCCTACGTCTTCGAAGCACTCCGCCACGGCGCTGCGGGCTTCCTGCTCAAGGACATCGAGCCGGACGACCTGCGCACCGCGATCCGCACGGTCGCGGCGGGCCGGAGCCTGCTCGCCCCCGCCGTCACCCGCCAGGTGATCGAGGAGTTCGCCCGGCTGAAGGCCCCCGAGGCGGCGGGCGCCGAACGGCTCGCCGTGCTGACCGGCCGGGAGCGCGAGGTGATGGCGCTCGTCGCAGCCGGACTGTCCAACGACGAGATCGGCCGGGCGCTGATCATGAGCCCGCTGACCGCGAAGACCCATGTCAGCCGCACCATGACGAAGCTGGGAGCCCGCGACCGGGCGCAGCTGGTGGTCCTGGCGTACGAAACCGGCCTGGTGAGACCGGGCGACCGCTGAGTGGCGGGCGGGGGTACTCCGGCGGGAGCAGCGCCCGACTCCCGCCGGAGGATTCGCCACCGGGGGCCCGCTCGTAGCGTCGGCCGCATGATCGAAGCAACGGAACTCACCAAACGCTACGGCGACCGGACCGCCGTCGACCGGCTGTCGTTCACCGTCCGCCCCGGCCGGGTGACCGGCTTCCTCGGCCCGAACGGCGCGGGCAAGTCGACCACCATGCGCCTGATCCTCGGCCTCGACTCCGCTACCGCGGGACGGGTCACCGTGGGCGGCAAGGACTATGCGGACCTGCCCGTACCCCTGCGGGCGGTCGGCTCGCTGCTGGACGCCGAGGGCGTCCACGGCGGCCGTTCCGCCTACCACCACCTGGCCGGACTCGCCGCGAGCAACGGCATCCCGCGCCGCCGCGTCGAGGAGGTCCTCGATCTGGTCGGGCTGCCCCCGGAGACGGCCCGTCGGCGCACCCGGGGCTTCTCGCTCGGCATGGCCCAGCGGCTCGGGATCGCGGCGGCGCTGATCGGGGACCCGGAGGTGCTGATCCTCGACGAACCGGTCAACGGCCTCGACACCGAGGGCATCCGCTGGATCCGGGGGCTGATGCGGTCGCTGGCGGCGGAGGGCCGCACGGTGTTCCTCTCCAGTCACCTCATGAGCGAGATGGAACTGACGGCCGACCACATCGTCGTGATCGGGCAGGGCCGGCTCCTCGCCGACACCGCCATGCGCGACTTCATCGCGGCCAACTCCCGCGCCCACACCCTCGTACGGTCTCCAGAGCCGGAGAAGCTCAGGGCCCTGCTGGAAGGGGCGGGGGCCCAGGTGCGGCTGGAGGCCACGGGCGGCTGGCGGGTCGAAGGGCCGGACGCCGCCGCCATCGGCGACCTGGCCCGCGACCACGGCGTCGCCGTCCACGAACTCACCCCCGCCCGCTCCTCCTTGGAGGAGGTCTACACGGCGCTCGCGCAGTCCTCGGCCGAGTACCGGAGCGCGGGCCGAACCGAGCGCCGAACCGGGGGCCGGAGCGAGGACCGCACCGGCCATGAGCCCGCAACGCCTCGCCGGAAGGAGACAGCCCGATGACGACCTCCGCTCTCGGATCCCGGGCCCTTGCCTACGAGTGGATCAAATTCCGCAGTGTGCGCTCCACGGTGTGGACGACGGTGGCGACCGCCGTACTCCCCGTGCTGGGCGCGGTGTTCGTCGCCACGACCGGGAGCCTCCAGCCCGACGACACGGTCCTGGGCGGCAGCCTCACGCTCTCCGTCGTCGCCCAGATGCTCGCGGCGGTGGTGGGCGTGCTGGTGGTGACGGGGGAGTACAGCAGCGGCACCATCCGGACGACGTTCGCGGCCCGCCCCCGCCGCTCCACGGTCCTCGCCGCCAAGGCCGCGCTGGTGGCGGGCGTGATGTACGTCCTCGCCCTGGCCTCCTGCACGCTCGCCTACCTCGTCGGGGACGCCCTGCTGCCCGAGGGCCGCTACGCGCAGGGCGAGCCGCTGCCCGCCCTGTTCGGGATCGCCGCGTCCTTCGCGGTGGCCGCCGTGCTGGGCCTGGCCGTCGGCACCCTCGTACGCCATTCCGCCGGAGCGGTCACCACGGTGATCGGCCTGCTGCTCCTGCCGTCTCTGTTCGGCCCGCTGCTCGGTGACGCGGAGCGCTGGATCGCCGGCCTCTCCCCGACAGCCGCTCTGGAGAAGCTCACCCAGACCTCGGACGCCGCCGCCGACGCGGTGGGCAGCCTGGGCCCCTGGCCCTCCCTGCTCCTGGTCGCCGCGTACACCGCGGCGCTCACGCTCGGGGCGCTCGTGCTGCTCCGGCGCCGGGATGTGCGGTGAGGCCGGGCTCATCGCTTACGCCGTCATGACGCCGGGCCCGCTACCGTCCCCCTGACCGACGAAAGGCCCTCCTGGGCGGAGGGCCTCACGGTCGTGCGCTCGGTGCGCCCCCGGCAGGACTCGAACCTGCGGCCAAGCGCTTAGAAGGCGCCTGCTCTATCCACTGAGCTACGGGGGCCGGGAGTCCTGATCGGTGGTTCCGTGGCCGTGCCGGGACAAGGATAGGGCTCCGATCCCCTGGACCCGGTTGCTTCACCTGCGTGGCACGATGTGGAGGTTCAGTGAAGCGAACCGATAATCGCAGGTAGGTGCGATTCCCGCAGCGCTTTTCGCGCGCTCTGCGCCGGGTGTTGTGCAGTCGTTATGCCCCTGCCCCACTCGTCCCCTCTGTCCTGACTCTGTCCAGAGGGTGGAACCGCCGCGCAGAGGGGTCTATACGCTTCAAAAAGGCTTCAAAATTGGGCATTCTTCGCATGTGGTGACCATGGACGTACGGCCTCAGCTCATCGACGCACTTTCCGCCCTGCGCGACCGTGTCGCCGCCGTGCGTCTCCCCCTGCCCCTGCCCGGGGCCGAACGCGCCCGGCAGACCAGGGTCGAACTCCTCGCCCAGCTCGACGACTACCTCCTGCCACGCCTCAAGGATCCCGAGGCGCCACTCCTCGCCGTCATCGGAGGATCCACCGGGGCCGGGAAGTCCACCCTGGTCAACTCGCTGGTGGGGTGCCGGGTCAGCGAGGCCGGGGTGCTGCGGCCCACCACCCGGACCCCGGTGCTGGTCTGCCACCCGGACGACCACCACTGGTTCGCCGGGGTGCGGGTACTGCCGCAGCTCACCCGGATCTGGCTGCCGCCGGGGCAGGCCCCCGACCCCGACGGTCTCGACGAGCTCGCCGCGAGCGGGGAGGACGGAGAGGCGGCCCTGCGGGTGGAGACCGCCGTCAGCCTGCCCCGCGGGCTCGCGCTCCTCGACGCGCCCGACATCGACTCACTCGTCGTCCGCAACCGGGTCCTCGCCGCCGAACTCATCTGCGCCGCCGACGTCTGGGTCATGGTCACCACCGCCTCGCGCTACGCCGACGCCGTGCCCTGGCACCTGCTGCGTACCGCGAAGGAGTACGACGCCGCCCTCGTCACCGTGCTCGACCGGGTGCCCCACCAGGTGATCGCCGAGGTCTCCCGGCAGTACGCGGCCCTGCTGACCCGGTCCGGACTCGGGGACGTACCCCGCTTCACCATCCCCGAGCTGCCCGAGTCCACCGGCGGTGGCAGCGGACTGCTCCCCACCAGCGCCGTCGCCCCGCTGCGTGCCTGGCTCGCCCACCGCGCCCAGGACCCCGCCGCGCGGCAGCAGGCGGTGGGACGTACCGCCTCCGGCGTCATCGAGTCGCTCAACGTGCGGATGCCCGCCCTGGCCTCCGCCGTCGCCGCCCAGTACGCCGCCTCCGTACGCCTCACCGCCGCGGTCGACGAGGCGTACGGCAAGGAAGCCGGCCGGGTCCGCCGCCGGCTGAAGAACGGGGCGGTGCTCTCCGGGGACGCGCGGACCCGGTGGCGCGGCTACCCCCTCTACAGCTCGCCCGAGGAACTCCTCGACGCCCTCGTCGACAGCCTGGTGGCCCTGCTCCAGTGCTCGGTCTCCGCCGCCGACGAGCAGATCCGCACCCACTGGCGCCGCGAACCGGCCGGGGCGCTCTTCCGGTTCCAGGACGCCGGACGGGACGCCGGGGGCTGGGGGCCCGCCGAGGACGTCGAAGGGCGGATCGCCGTCGCCGTACGCCGGTGGCGCCGGGTCCTCGAAGAGCTCGCCGAGGAGGAGGTGCGCCAGCTCGACCGCAGTGTGGCGCCCGCCCCCGAGAACGTCGCAGCGCTCCTCGCGGCCGCCCTGCTCGGCGGCCGGCGCGCCCGTGCGGCGGGGGAGCAGCTCGCCGAACGCATCGGAGCCCAGAGCGCCCTGCGCCTCCGTGACAAGGGCGGCGAGCTGCTGACGAGCTCCCTCGACCAGATCCTCGGCGCCGAGCGTGAACGCCGCCTCGCCCCGCTCGACGCGCTCGACGTCGCCCCCGAACCCCAGGCCGAACTGATCGCCGCGCTTTCCGTACTGCAGAAGGAGAGGTGGCAGCGATGACTGCCGTCACGGACGAGGACCACGGCAAGGGGAAGGCCGACAGCGCGGCGAAGCCGGACGGACGCGAGAACGGCCGCTGGGACGACGGGCTCATCGCCCGGCGCGCGGCGGCGGCCGAGGCACGCGAAGCGGCGGAAACCGCGCCGCACGCCCCCGCCGACGACACGGAGCCGCAGGTCGAGGCGTACGCCGCCGCCGAGGGACCGCTGCCCACCCGGCTCGACGCCCTGCGCGAACTCGTCGGACTCTCCCGCGCCCGGCTCGACCGGGACACGCTCGCCGAGGCGGGCCGCGTCCTGGACGAGGCGGCGGCCAGGCAGCGGCTCTCCTCCCGGCACACGGTCATCGCCGTCGCCGGAGCCACCGGCAGCGGGAAGTCGACCCTGTTCAACGCGCTCGCCGGGGCCCCGATCTCCGACACCGGGCTGCGTCGGCCCACCACCTCCCAGCCCATCGCGTGCAGCTGGACCGACGGGGCGGCGGGACTGCTGGACCGGCTCGCCGTCCCCGGGCGGCTGCGGCGCAGGCCCCACCCGGGGCCCGCCGCGTCCGACGAGGCGCTCCAGGGGCTCGTCCTGGTCGACCTGCCCGACCACGACTCGGCGGCCACCGAGCACCGCGACCAGGTGGACCGGGTCCTGGCCCTGGTCGACGCGGTGATCTGGGTCGTCGACCCGGAGAAGTACGCCGACGCCGCTCTCCACGAGCGCTACCTGCGCCCGCTGGCCGGACACGCGGAGGTCACCTTCGTCGTCCTCAACCAGACCGACCGGCTGCCCGGCGAGGCCGCCGACCTCGTCCTCGACGACCTCCGCCGCCTCCTCGACGAGGACGGCATCGCGCTCGGCGAGCACGGCGAGCCCGGCGCCACCGTCATGTCCCTGTCCGCGCTCACCGGCGACGGAGTCCCCGAACTCCGCGAGATGGTCGGCCGGTTCGTCTCGGACCGCACCGCCGCCACCCGCCGTCTCTCCGCCGACGTGGACGCGGCGGCGGCCCGGCTGCGCACGGTGTACGTGGCCGAGGGGCGGCCCGGTCTGGGGGAGCGGGCGCGGGAGGAGTTCACCGACCGGCTGGCCGAGGCCGTCGGCGCGGCCGCCGCCGGACAGGCCGCCGAGCGGGAGTGGCGCCGCAACGCGAGCCGGGCCTGCGGGACACCGTGGCTGCGGCTCTGGCGCTGGTACGAGAACCGGGGCCTGCCCGGCAGCCTGGACCGGATGAGCCAGGCGCTCACCCCGCCCGAGGAGGAGCTGACGGCCCGGCAGCGGGTCGAGCAGGCGGTCCGGATCGTCGCGGACGACGCCGCGGACGGGCTGCCCGGACCCTGGGCGCAGGCGGTGCGCGAAGCCGCGTCCACCGGTGCGCAGGGGCTGCCCGAGGCGCTGGACGAACTGGCGCTCCAGGCCGGGGCCCCCGGTGCGTCCAAACGGGGCGGCGGGACGGAGACGGGGAAGAGCGCGGTCCCCCAGCTCGGCGGGCGGCCGCCCAGGCCGCCCCGGCCGAAGTGGTGGCCGGCGGCGGTGCTGGCCCAGGCGTCGATGACGCTCCTGCAGGTCTTCGGCGGCCTGTGGCTGGTCGGCCAGATCGTCGGCGTCCTGGAGCCGGGGCTCGTCACCCCCGCGCTCATCATGCTGGCCGGGGTCGTCGGCGGCCCGCTCGTCGAGTGGGCCTGTGCCGCGGCCATCCGGGGACCGGCCAGACGGTACGGGCAGGACGCCGAGCGGCGGCTGCGCGAGGCCGCGGCCGGCTGCGGCCGGGCCAGGGTCCTGGACCCGGTCGCGGCCGAGCTGGTGCGCTACCGGGAAGTGCGTGAGCGGTACGTGACGGTGACGAAGTTTTCCACAACCGGCCGGTAGTCCACAGGCCCCGACGCGATTCCTTTCCGGCGCCCACCATGGAGTGCGTACGGCACCGCCGTACTTCCGTACGACGGGGTGTGGGCGGTGCGGTGCGGCACGAGATGCGGCACGGCGAGGAAGACAGGAAGACAAGGAAAGCGGGGCGGGAAATGAACGAGACCCTGGTGACCCTGGTGGGCAACGCGGCGACCGCGGTGGACTTCCGGGAGACGGCCACCGGAGGAATGGCGCGATTCCGTTTCGCGGTCACACCGCGCCGCTGGGACCGCGGGAAACAGCTCTGGGCCGACGGCCGCACCAGCTTCTACACCGTCTGGTCCTGGCGGACGCTCGCCGCGAATCTCGCGGCCTCCGTTTCGGTCGGAGAACCCCTGGTCGTGCACGGCAGGTTGAAAATCCGTGAGGAGGAACAGGCTGGTCAGCGCCGGACGTTCGTCGACGTCGAGGCGGTCGCCGTCGGCCACGACCTGGGCCGGGGCACGGCCGCGTTCCGCCGAATGCCCCGGATGGAACCGCAGCTGACGGAGCGTCCGGAGCGCGTCACGGAAGGCGACACGGGGGAGCCGCCCAATGAGCGGGAAGAGGTCGGCGCAATGGCCGCGGTGTCCTGAAGAGGCTGTTCGTGACGCGTCCGGACGGCAGCCCGCGATAACGATTCCGATTCGGAATGGTTGGCGAAGGGCGGTACGGGGGATCGCCCTCCGCCCGTTCCTTAGGATTCCCAGTGCTCACGGGTCACTTGAGTCTGCTGGCGAGGCATTCCCCACGCGCGCACCATGTGCAAGGGCCTCGCCCGGAGGGGAATTCTGTGTTTTCTGCGCCTTCAGCGTCCGCCGCGTCGTCCAGTACGGCAGGAGCGGACCCCGGCCGCGGGATCCTCCGCCCGGTCGCCGCGCTGCTGCTCTCCGGTCTCGTCGCGGCCGCCGCGCTCGTCGGCGCCGGACCGGCGGCTGCCGACGACTCCAGCCGGCACCACGGCGGAGCGGCCGCGGTGCTCGACGGACTGAAGACCT is a genomic window of Streptomyces sp. YPW6 containing:
- a CDS encoding GTPase encodes the protein MTAVTDEDHGKGKADSAAKPDGRENGRWDDGLIARRAAAAEAREAAETAPHAPADDTEPQVEAYAAAEGPLPTRLDALRELVGLSRARLDRDTLAEAGRVLDEAAARQRLSSRHTVIAVAGATGSGKSTLFNALAGAPISDTGLRRPTTSQPIACSWTDGAAGLLDRLAVPGRLRRRPHPGPAASDEALQGLVLVDLPDHDSAATEHRDQVDRVLALVDAVIWVVDPEKYADAALHERYLRPLAGHAEVTFVVLNQTDRLPGEAADLVLDDLRRLLDEDGIALGEHGEPGATVMSLSALTGDGVPELREMVGRFVSDRTAATRRLSADVDAAAARLRTVYVAEGRPGLGERAREEFTDRLAEAVGAAAAGQAAEREWRRNASRACGTPWLRLWRWYENRGLPGSLDRMSQALTPPEEELTARQRVEQAVRIVADDAADGLPGPWAQAVREAASTGAQGLPEALDELALQAGAPGASKRGGGTETGKSAVPQLGGRPPRPPRPKWWPAAVLAQASMTLLQVFGGLWLVGQIVGVLEPGLVTPALIMLAGVVGGPLVEWACAAAIRGPARRYGQDAERRLREAAAGCGRARVLDPVAAELVRYREVRERYVTVTKFSTTGR
- a CDS encoding single-stranded DNA-binding protein, producing MNETLVTLVGNAATAVDFRETATGGMARFRFAVTPRRWDRGKQLWADGRTSFYTVWSWRTLAANLAASVSVGEPLVVHGRLKIREEEQAGQRRTFVDVEAVAVGHDLGRGTAAFRRMPRMEPQLTERPERVTEGDTGEPPNEREEVGAMAAVS
- a CDS encoding ATP-binding protein, whose translation is MDVRPQLIDALSALRDRVAAVRLPLPLPGAERARQTRVELLAQLDDYLLPRLKDPEAPLLAVIGGSTGAGKSTLVNSLVGCRVSEAGVLRPTTRTPVLVCHPDDHHWFAGVRVLPQLTRIWLPPGQAPDPDGLDELAASGEDGEAALRVETAVSLPRGLALLDAPDIDSLVVRNRVLAAELICAADVWVMVTTASRYADAVPWHLLRTAKEYDAALVTVLDRVPHQVIAEVSRQYAALLTRSGLGDVPRFTIPELPESTGGGSGLLPTSAVAPLRAWLAHRAQDPAARQQAVGRTASGVIESLNVRMPALASAVAAQYAASVRLTAAVDEAYGKEAGRVRRRLKNGAVLSGDARTRWRGYPLYSSPEELLDALVDSLVALLQCSVSAADEQIRTHWRREPAGALFRFQDAGRDAGGWGPAEDVEGRIAVAVRRWRRVLEELAEEEVRQLDRSVAPAPENVAALLAAALLGGRRARAAGEQLAERIGAQSALRLRDKGGELLTSSLDQILGAERERRLAPLDALDVAPEPQAELIAALSVLQKERWQR